The following are from one region of the Hemitrygon akajei chromosome 6, sHemAka1.3, whole genome shotgun sequence genome:
- the LOC140728778 gene encoding transcription elongation factor 1 homolog: MGRRKSKRKPPTKKKVLGTLETQFTCSFCSHEKSCDVKMDRARNTGIISLTVCLEEFQTPITYLLEPVDVYSDWIDACEAANQ; the protein is encoded by the coding sequence ATGGGCCGCAGGAAATCGAAGAGAAAGCCTCCAACCAAGAAGAAGGTGCTTGGCACACTAGAAACACAGTTCACTTGTTCATTCTGTAGCCACGAAAAGTCATGTGATGTTAAGATGGATCGTGCACGGAACACTGGTATCATATCCTTGACCGTATGTTTAGAAGAATTCCAGACCCCAATAACATATCTGTTGGAGCCAGTAGATGTATACAGTGATTGGATAGATGCCTGTGAAGCAGCGAATCAGTAG